Proteins encoded by one window of Fischerella sp. PCC 9605:
- a CDS encoding ABC transporter substrate-binding protein — protein sequence MKKIIGAFALALTTLTTGLLVAACDGNNTTTPNTSDNGATSTPAGSTTTSPAASSGQGLKIGSLLPTTGDLAAIGQQMVESVPLLVNTVNACDGVNGKPVTLVQVDDQTDPKAGASGMQKLATLDKVAGVVGSFASSVSSAAVSIAVPNKVMLISPGSTSPVFTEKATKGDYKGYWARTAPPDTYQAQALAQLANKRGFKRVSTVVINNDYGVGFEKAFVQAFEKLGGTVVNKNNPVRYDPKATTFDTEAQAAFAGKPDAVLGVFYEETGSLFLKSAYQQGVTQGVQMMLTDGVKSDTFPDRLGKGADGKYIIAGAIGTVPGSNGRGLEAFTKLWQSKRGSAPAPYTPHGWDAAALLVLAAQAAKENTGVGIASKIREVANAPGVEVSDVCEGLKLLREGKDINYQGASGNVDIDQNGDVVGVYDVWTVSDDGKIKTVEQVSPK from the coding sequence ATGAAAAAGATTATTGGTGCCTTTGCCCTAGCTTTAACAACTTTAACAACTGGCTTGTTAGTCGCGGCTTGTGATGGGAATAATACCACTACCCCCAACACAAGCGATAACGGAGCTACCAGTACCCCAGCAGGTTCGACCACTACATCTCCTGCTGCCAGTAGTGGTCAAGGATTGAAAATTGGCTCGTTGCTACCAACAACAGGTGACTTAGCTGCGATCGGACAGCAGATGGTAGAATCTGTTCCCTTACTTGTCAATACCGTCAACGCTTGCGACGGTGTGAATGGGAAACCCGTCACCTTAGTACAAGTAGACGACCAAACCGACCCCAAAGCTGGTGCTTCCGGTATGCAAAAACTAGCAACCTTAGATAAAGTAGCAGGTGTAGTTGGTTCCTTTGCTAGTAGTGTCTCCAGTGCTGCCGTCTCCATTGCTGTGCCCAATAAAGTCATGCTCATCTCTCCTGGCAGTACCAGCCCCGTATTTACCGAAAAGGCAACAAAAGGCGATTATAAAGGCTATTGGGCGCGTACTGCACCTCCAGATACTTACCAGGCACAAGCTTTAGCTCAACTAGCCAATAAAAGAGGTTTCAAGCGCGTTTCCACCGTTGTAATTAACAATGACTACGGTGTGGGATTTGAAAAAGCATTTGTGCAAGCATTTGAAAAATTAGGGGGAACCGTAGTTAATAAAAACAACCCCGTCCGTTATGACCCCAAAGCTACCACATTTGATACAGAAGCCCAAGCAGCTTTTGCAGGTAAGCCGGATGCGGTGCTGGGTGTGTTTTATGAAGAAACTGGCAGTCTGTTTCTCAAATCCGCATATCAGCAAGGTGTGACTCAAGGGGTGCAAATGATGCTGACTGACGGTGTGAAGTCAGATACATTCCCTGATAGGCTAGGTAAAGGTGCTGATGGTAAATACATCATTGCTGGAGCCATAGGCACTGTACCAGGTTCCAACGGTAGAGGATTAGAAGCTTTCACCAAACTTTGGCAGTCTAAAAGAGGATCTGCACCAGCACCATACACTCCCCACGGTTGGGACGCCGCCGCCTTGTTAGTCTTGGCTGCCCAAGCTGCTAAAGAAAATACAGGCGTTGGCATCGCTAGTAAAATTCGTGAAGTAGCCAATGCTCCTGGTGTAGAAGTTAGCGATGTTTGTGAGGGTCTGAAATTACTGAGAGAAGGTAAAGATATTAACTATCAAGGAGCCAGCGGCAATGTAGATATTGACCAAAACGGTGATGTGGTTGGTGTCTACGACGTTTGGACAGTTAGCGATGATGGCAAAATCAAGACTGTTGAACAAGTTAGCCCCAAATAG
- the pds gene encoding 15-cis-phytoene desaturase, with amino-acid sequence MRVAIAGAGLAGLSCAKYLTDLGYTPIVLESRDVLGGLVAAWQDTDGDWYETGLHVFFGAYPNMLQLLKELGIEDRLQWKKHTMIFNQPEKPGTYSRFDFPNLPAPLNGIVAILRNNDMLSWGEKIELAKGLVPAMLRGQKYVDSTDQYTFSQWLKQQGVSEDVQQDIFIAASKSLNFINPDEISAVVLLTALSHFLQQKDGSKMAFLDGSPTERLCQPLVDYITARGGEVRLNAPLKEILLNEDGTVKGFLMRGLNGTADYVETADVYVSAMPVDVMKVMLPVAWQENDFFQKLEGLEGVPVINLQLWFDRKLTDIDQLLFSRSPLLSVYADMSNTCRGYANTERSMLELVLAPAKDWIAKSDQEILQATLAELQKLFPAHFGTDNPAKLLKYHVVKTPRSVYKATPGRQQYRPSQQTPISNFYLSGSYTMQPYLGSMEGAVLSGKLTAQAIAEGHSVANSSNLQMQTPQPATNAAIV; translated from the coding sequence ATGCGAGTAGCGATCGCCGGAGCAGGACTAGCAGGACTTTCCTGTGCAAAATATCTCACAGATTTAGGTTATACACCCATCGTCTTGGAAAGCCGAGATGTATTGGGAGGATTAGTAGCAGCTTGGCAAGATACTGACGGCGACTGGTACGAAACTGGTTTGCATGTCTTTTTTGGGGCTTACCCCAATATGTTGCAGCTACTGAAAGAATTGGGGATTGAAGATCGTTTGCAGTGGAAAAAACACACTATGATCTTCAACCAGCCCGAAAAACCAGGAACTTACAGCAGGTTTGATTTTCCCAATTTGCCAGCACCATTAAATGGCATCGTGGCAATTTTGCGGAATAACGATATGCTTTCCTGGGGCGAAAAAATTGAGTTAGCGAAGGGACTAGTTCCTGCCATGCTCCGGGGACAAAAGTATGTGGATTCAACCGACCAATATACTTTTTCCCAATGGTTGAAGCAGCAAGGGGTAAGCGAAGATGTCCAACAGGATATCTTTATTGCTGCCTCGAAATCGCTAAACTTTATCAATCCCGATGAAATTTCAGCCGTAGTATTGCTGACTGCTCTCAGTCACTTTCTCCAGCAAAAAGATGGCTCAAAAATGGCTTTTCTGGATGGTTCTCCAACAGAGCGATTGTGTCAGCCTTTGGTAGATTACATTACAGCACGCGGTGGAGAAGTACGGTTAAATGCCCCTTTAAAAGAAATTTTGCTCAATGAAGATGGTACGGTGAAGGGGTTCTTGATGCGGGGATTAAATGGGACAGCAGATTACGTAGAAACTGCTGACGTTTACGTCTCAGCAATGCCAGTAGATGTGATGAAGGTAATGCTACCAGTTGCCTGGCAGGAAAATGACTTCTTCCAAAAGCTAGAAGGGTTGGAGGGCGTGCCTGTGATAAACTTGCAGTTGTGGTTTGACCGCAAGCTTACAGATATAGACCAGTTGCTATTTTCGCGCTCGCCTCTACTCAGCGTTTATGCTGATATGAGCAATACCTGCCGTGGGTACGCCAATACTGAGCGCTCAATGCTGGAATTGGTTTTAGCTCCGGCAAAAGATTGGATTGCCAAATCCGATCAGGAGATTTTGCAGGCAACCCTTGCCGAGTTGCAAAAACTCTTTCCCGCGCACTTTGGCACAGATAATCCAGCAAAATTGCTGAAATATCACGTAGTCAAGACGCCGCGTTCAGTTTACAAAGCAACGCCTGGTCGCCAACAGTACCGTCCCTCTCAGCAAACACCGATTAGCAACTTCTATCTAAGTGGGAGCTATACTATGCAACCCTATCTCGGTAGTATGGAAGGTGCTGTGCTTTCTGGTAAGCTGACAGCGCAGGCGATTGCTGAAGGACACTCGGTGGCAAATTCATCAAACCTGCAAATGCAAACCCCCCAGCCTGCAACGAATGCTGCAATTGTCTGA
- a CDS encoding nucleoside deaminase — protein sequence MTPEDFMRLALAEAKKGDAPYGAVIVKDREVVAVAYNTVKRDSDPSAHAEINAIRSLTSKLQSSSLEGYSIYTTGEPCPMCATACVWTGISEIVYGASIEDLISVNQSQITITCEEIIAQSFRKIRVKKGVLREECIELFK from the coding sequence ATGACTCCAGAAGATTTTATGCGTTTAGCACTGGCAGAAGCAAAGAAAGGAGATGCTCCTTACGGTGCAGTAATTGTCAAAGATAGAGAAGTTGTTGCAGTTGCATATAATACTGTCAAGCGAGACAGCGATCCATCCGCTCATGCAGAAATTAATGCCATTCGCAGTTTAACGTCAAAACTTCAAAGTTCTTCTTTAGAAGGCTATAGCATATATACAACTGGTGAACCTTGCCCAATGTGTGCTACTGCTTGTGTTTGGACAGGTATATCAGAAATTGTCTATGGTGCTTCTATTGAAGATTTAATCTCAGTGAATCAATCGCAAATAACAATCACTTGCGAAGAGATTATTGCTCAAAGTTTTAGAAAAATTCGGGTGAAAAAAGGGGTTTTAAGAGAAGAGTGTATAGAGTTATTTAAATAG
- a CDS encoding DUF1565 domain-containing protein has product MTQFLYVNPVVGNDSASGNQQAPLKTITQALKKATSGTQVKLADGSYNAASGEVFPLSIPSEVSVIGNEASIGSGILIEGSGEYLSRTFARQNVTFVLANGAELKGVTVTNSATRGSGVWIESTSPTVANCTFTKCKREGVFVTGDGKPIIRDNQFTENAANGIAIAKNAQGEIRGNSCFNTGFGIAISDTASPKLIDNKIYENRSGIVISGEARPVLRNNLCERNTQDGLTVIVNAFPDIGSINNPGGNIFRSNGQFDIQNASSNKLVSVGNQIDPAKVQGRVEFVDTTVPTPTPTPIPTPIPTPIPTPAPTPTPTPTPSPTPAPTPTPTPTPSPIPTPTPTPSPSDLTDIGNHWAAAFIQELVELDIIKGFPDRTFKPDATMTRAQYAALLVKAFNPSAKRQVIKFKDVPLDFWANKVIQQAYQGQFLSGYPDNTFRPNDNIQRVQVIVSVVNGLGLSASGNKALKPYDDQAKIPDYAKDEVAVAGEKQIIVNYPQLKQLNPTRDATRAEVVAMVYQALVDAQRVAAIDSPYIIVA; this is encoded by the coding sequence ATGACCCAATTTCTTTACGTAAATCCTGTAGTTGGTAATGATAGTGCCAGTGGTAATCAACAAGCCCCTCTGAAAACTATTACACAAGCACTTAAGAAAGCGACATCCGGTACGCAGGTTAAACTGGCAGATGGTAGTTACAATGCTGCAAGTGGTGAAGTATTTCCCTTGTCAATTCCCAGTGAAGTCTCGGTAATAGGTAATGAAGCGAGTATTGGTAGCGGTATATTAATTGAAGGCAGTGGCGAATACCTCAGTCGGACTTTTGCCCGTCAAAATGTTACGTTTGTGCTGGCTAATGGCGCAGAACTGAAGGGTGTAACCGTGACAAATTCGGCTACCCGGGGTAGTGGCGTCTGGATAGAATCAACTAGTCCCACGGTTGCCAATTGCACCTTCACAAAATGCAAGCGAGAGGGAGTTTTTGTTACTGGCGATGGCAAGCCAATCATTCGTGATAATCAATTTACAGAAAACGCTGCTAACGGAATCGCGATCGCCAAGAATGCCCAAGGTGAAATCCGAGGTAACAGCTGCTTTAACACAGGTTTTGGCATTGCTATTAGTGATACTGCTTCCCCCAAACTGATAGATAACAAAATCTACGAAAACCGTTCTGGAATTGTTATTTCTGGTGAAGCCCGTCCGGTACTACGTAATAATTTATGTGAAAGAAATACACAAGACGGTTTGACGGTAATTGTGAATGCCTTTCCGGATATTGGCAGTATCAATAACCCAGGAGGCAATATCTTCCGCAGTAACGGTCAATTTGATATTCAAAATGCTAGTTCCAATAAGTTAGTTTCTGTAGGAAATCAAATAGATCCGGCAAAAGTCCAGGGTAGGGTTGAATTTGTTGATACTACGGTTCCTACCCCAACACCCACACCAATTCCTACACCAATTCCTACACCAATTCCTACACCAGCACCGACACCAACACCAACTCCTACGCCATCACCTACTCCAGCACCGACACCAACACCAACTCCTACGCCATCACCTATACCTACACCGACACCTACACCCAGTCCTAGTGACTTAACAGATATTGGCAATCATTGGGCAGCTGCGTTTATTCAGGAATTAGTCGAACTGGATATCATCAAAGGTTTTCCAGATCGCACATTTAAACCCGACGCAACAATGACAAGGGCGCAATATGCCGCATTATTAGTAAAAGCCTTCAACCCATCCGCCAAACGCCAAGTAATTAAATTCAAAGATGTACCGCTGGATTTTTGGGCGAATAAAGTCATTCAACAAGCATATCAAGGGCAGTTTCTCTCTGGTTATCCTGACAATACCTTTCGTCCCAACGATAATATTCAGCGCGTACAAGTTATCGTCTCTGTGGTGAATGGCTTAGGGTTAAGCGCTAGTGGTAACAAAGCCCTAAAACCCTACGACGATCAAGCAAAAATTCCTGACTATGCCAAAGACGAGGTAGCTGTTGCTGGTGAAAAACAGATTATTGTCAATTACCCACAACTCAAGCAACTCAATCCTACCCGCGATGCTACACGCGCAGAGGTGGTAGCAATGGTGTATCAAGCTTTAGTTGATGCTCAAAGGGTAGCAGCGATAGATTCGCCATATATTATAGTTGCTTAA
- the crtB gene encoding 15-cis-phytoene synthase CrtB, whose protein sequence is MLQLSDSPPRMKPPVSVDESYQLCRQITAKYAKTFYLGTLLMSKAKRPAIWAIYAWCRRTDELVDGPAAAITTPETLDKWEQQLESIFAGHPVDNYDVALVDTLQRFPMDIQPFRDMIAGQRMDLHRSRYKNFEELYLYCYRVAGTVGLMSTAVMGVDTEQNTAPWSRNQQPYIPTEEAIALGIASQLTNILRDVGEDARRGRIYIPQEDLVRFNYTEQDLFKGVVDDRWRSLMRFQIARTRQFYSQAEKGISYLSPDARLPVWAALMHYSRILEKIERNNYDVFSQRAYVPQWQKLGSLPLAWLRSQVL, encoded by the coding sequence ATGCTGCAATTGTCTGATTCCCCCCCGCGCATGAAACCGCCGGTCTCTGTGGATGAGTCCTATCAACTTTGCCGTCAAATCACAGCAAAGTATGCCAAAACTTTTTACCTTGGCACTTTGCTGATGAGTAAGGCAAAACGCCCAGCTATTTGGGCAATTTATGCTTGGTGTCGCCGTACCGATGAATTGGTGGATGGACCGGCGGCTGCTATTACCACGCCAGAAACTCTAGACAAATGGGAGCAGCAGCTGGAATCCATTTTTGCGGGACACCCAGTGGATAACTATGATGTGGCTTTAGTGGATACTCTCCAGCGCTTTCCGATGGACATTCAACCCTTTCGGGATATGATTGCCGGACAGCGTATGGATTTACACCGCAGTCGCTACAAAAACTTTGAGGAGTTATACCTGTACTGTTATCGCGTCGCCGGTACGGTAGGGTTAATGTCAACAGCGGTGATGGGAGTAGATACTGAGCAAAACACCGCTCCTTGGAGCCGCAATCAACAACCTTATATTCCTACCGAAGAAGCGATCGCCCTAGGAATTGCCAGTCAACTCACCAATATCCTCCGAGATGTTGGTGAGGATGCACGCAGAGGACGAATTTATATACCTCAAGAAGACTTGGTGCGATTCAATTACACTGAGCAAGATTTGTTCAAAGGTGTTGTGGATGACCGCTGGCGCTCCCTCATGCGCTTCCAAATTGCCCGTACCCGCCAATTTTATAGCCAGGCAGAAAAAGGAATTAGTTATCTATCTCCTGATGCTCGGTTGCCCGTGTGGGCGGCTCTGATGCACTACAGTAGAATTTTGGAAAAAATTGAACGCAACAACTACGACGTTTTTAGTCAGCGTGCTTACGTACCTCAGTGGCAAAAGTTAGGCAGCTTGCCATTAGCCTGGTTGCGATCGCAAGTACTATGA
- a CDS encoding ion transporter, giving the protein MPLIFMLLTKETKEKTAFYLRDLETPVGKVINLTIAGLVLLSSGIFVAETYNIPEHIRFKLDIADNIILIIFALEYSLRLWSAENKIQYIFSIYSLIDLIAILPYFISPVNISFIRLLRWFRILRLIRFIDIKFLFGISSEDGVIFARILFTLFAIIFIYSGLIYQVEHPVNQKVFATFLDAFYFSIVTMTTVGFGDVTPISELGRLLTVLMILTGIALIPWQVGDLIKRLVKTANQVETVCTGCGLAFHDADAMFCKKCGTKLYKD; this is encoded by the coding sequence ATGCCATTAATATTTATGTTGCTAACAAAAGAGACAAAAGAAAAAACCGCATTCTACTTAAGAGACTTAGAAACGCCAGTAGGTAAAGTTATTAATTTAACTATTGCTGGGTTGGTTTTGCTGTCATCAGGAATTTTTGTGGCAGAAACTTATAATATTCCCGAACATATTAGATTTAAGTTAGATATTGCTGACAACATTATCTTGATTATTTTTGCTTTAGAATATTCTCTGCGTTTGTGGAGTGCAGAAAATAAAATTCAATATATATTTAGCATTTATTCTCTAATTGACTTGATAGCAATTTTACCATATTTTATCAGTCCAGTTAATATTAGTTTTATTCGTCTATTACGATGGTTTAGAATTTTACGGTTAATTAGATTCATCGATATAAAATTTTTATTTGGTATCAGCAGTGAAGATGGTGTAATTTTTGCCAGGATATTATTTACTTTATTCGCAATTATATTTATATACTCTGGTTTAATTTATCAAGTCGAGCATCCTGTTAATCAGAAAGTATTTGCTACTTTTTTGGATGCCTTTTATTTTTCAATTGTGACAATGACAACTGTAGGTTTTGGCGATGTTACACCAATTTCAGAATTAGGTCGCCTGCTGACAGTTTTGATGATTTTAACAGGTATTGCCCTAATTCCTTGGCAAGTAGGTGATTTGATTAAGCGATTAGTCAAAACCGCTAATCAGGTAGAAACTGTTTGCACGGGATGCGGCTTAGCCTTCCACGATGCTGATGCTATGTTTTGCAAAAAGTGCGGGACGAAGTTGTATAAAGATTGA